One Fusarium oxysporum f. sp. lycopersici 4287 chromosome 8, whole genome shotgun sequence genomic region harbors:
- a CDS encoding hypothetical protein (At least one base has a quality score < 10) yields the protein MLRAGQHLQSIMENVTRERDSRSRQACEPCRARKTKCTAERPACSCCTRIGRTCRYRSRVARPSNAPNKKAKKATSLRDKFQDLESQVQNIYDLLQNAPNDGSALPPQAPDPEQESIIESAEAQQDVFDADEVNIPDQDPSIPSTFAPIDPDVPLEALADVVDIYCRMIHLQPLPLFRPNELLDYLRSSTRHLLYSFLALGLSLKAQIAHLPTRSDLIENYARCARDEVQDLASQGIARLQVVQSLCLLALSDILICKPYQAQMTIGTASRLEACRLAANDAFSEPVNTDLSLRCSWSVYILERVFSPRFCVSDEEIPGPDFPQSAHIPPPSSSSGSEDYPSDLYNPYTSSVDHGVTAYYIRMVSNWGHISLWLHHIQYAKPESPWLPGSKYAQLIARVYECDSQLPAGHLLRNVAFSKRSPTEVLQQREYWIPWVLMQVQCHAYLSILNHPFIHLVAVRNCSKGLQSGIFLQHTIDAARFHSNWVFHFLRLCDEHQLELRDPFIGHLVAAVATIPWLLQFVEDKQVSQKAAHDVTWCSMYLSRISQTWPYIYQKLEMIQSLQLIAEYHGQNVHDNGRGVTFPPRLLWELLDPDMCHKSPQRGVPEQAPQARIQITTHMTHPLAESSTRPTASDLAPDLSSTFDENGGDPEQVYIDDLVSHFMLYSGYGQIA from the exons ATGCTACGAGCCGGTCAGCACCTCCAGTCAATAATGGAGAACGTCACCCGTGAGCGAGACTCACGAAGTCGACAGGCGTGTGAACCCTGTCG TGCCAGGAAGACTAAGTGTACAGCTGAGAGGCCCGCTTGTTCTTGCTGCACGCGTATCGGTCGGACCTGCAGGTATCGTTCCAGAGTGGCGCGACCCAGCAATGCACCTAACAAGAA GGCGAAAAAGGCGACTTCTCTACGAGACAAGTTTCAGGATTTGGAATCACAGGTCCAGAACATTTACGACCTATTACA AAATGCACCCAACGATGGCTCAGCTTTACCTCCACAAGCCCCTGACCCTGAACAGGAATCGATAATAGAGTCAGCCGAAGCACAACAAGATGTCTTCGATGCTGACGAAGTCAATATTCCAGATCAAGATCCTTCAATCCCATCTACATTCGCCCCCATCGA CCCAGATGTACCACTCGAAGCGCTCGCCGATGTTGTTGACATCTACTGCAGGATGATTCATCTGCAACCTCTGCCCTTATTCCGACCAAACGAATTATTAGATTATCTGAGGTCTTCGACTCGACATCTTCTTTATAGCTTCCTGGCACTTGGCCTCTCGCTCAAGGCACAAATCGCCCATCTCCCAACACGGTCGGATTTGATCGAGAACTACGCACGCTGTGCCAGGGACGAGGTTCAAGATCTTGCTTCGCAGGGGATCGCAAGGCTCCAAGTTGTCCAGTCATTGTGTCTTCTCGCCTTGAGTGACATCCTGA TATGCAAACCATATCAAGCGCAAATGACGATTGGAACCGCATCTCGACTCGAAGCCTGTCGTTTAGCGGCCAACGATGCGTTCTCCGAACCCGTCAACACCGACCTAAGTCTTCGATGCTCCTGGAGCGTATACATTCTTGAAAGAGTTTTCAGTCCTCGCTTCTGTGTCTCAGACGAAGAAATACCCGGTCCAGACTTCCCGCAAAGTGCGCATATACCTCCACCATCGTCTTCAAGTGGTAGCGAAGATTATCCATCGGATCTCTACAATCCTTACACCTCCAGCGTTGACCACGGTGTTACTGCTTACTACATAAGAATGGTTTCAAATTGGGGTCATATCTCGCTTTGGTTGCACCATATTCAATATGCAAAGCCTGAGTCTCCGTGGTTACCAGGATCGAAGTATGCACAGCTCATTGCGAGGGTATACGAGTGCGATTCCCAGCTTCCAGCAGGACACTTGCTGCGGAACGTCGCCTTCTCTAAAAGGTCTCCGACTGAAGTCCTGCAGCAGCGAGAATATTGGATTCCGTGGGTACTGATGCAAGTCCAGTGTCATGCATACTTATCCATCCTTAATCACCCTTTTATACACCTAGTTGCTGTACGTAATTGCTCCAAGGGGCTTCAATCTGGAATTTTCCTACAGCATACCATAGATGCAGCCAGATTCCACTCGAATTGGGTATTCCACTTCTTGCGACTCTGCGATGAGCATCAACTCGAGCTGCGTGATCCTTTTATCGGGCACTTGGTTGCCGCAGTCGCTACTATTCCCTGGCTGCTACAATTTGTGGAGGATAAGCAAGTATCTCAGAAAGCCGCACATGATGTCACCTGGTGCAGCATGTACTTGTCCCGCATATCACAGACGTGGCCTTATATATATCAGAAG TTAGAGATGATACAGAGTCTGCAGCTCATCGCCGAGTATCATGGTCAGAATGTACACGACAACGGACGGGGAGTGACTTTCCCTCCAAGGTTGCTATGGGAGTTACTGGATCCTGACATGTGCCACAAAAGTCCTCAAAGAGGAGTTCCAGAACAGGCACCTCAGGCCAGAATCCAGATCACCACCCATATGACACATCCGTTGGCGGAATCGTCAACACGGCCTACAGCTAGTGATTTAGCTCCGGACTTGAGTAGCAcctttgatgagaatggtGGGGATCCGGAGCAGGTCTACATAGATGACTTGGTGAGCCACTTCATGCTCTATAGCGGCTATGGGCAAATTGCGTAA
- a CDS encoding hypothetical protein (At least one base has a quality score < 10): MLRAGQHLQSIMENVTRERDSRSRQACEPCRARKTKCTAERPACSCCTRIGRTCRYRSRVARPSNAPNKKAKKATSLRDKFQDLESQVQNIYDLLQNAPNDGSALPPQAPDPEQESIIESAEAQQDVFDADEVNIPDQDPSIPSTFAPIDPDVPLEALADVVDIYCRMIHLQPLPLFRPNELLDYLRSSTRHLLYSFLALGLSLKAQIAHLPTRSDLIENYARCARDEVQDLASQGIARLQVVQSLCLLALSDILICKPYQAQMTIGTASRLEACRLAANDAFSEPVNTDLSLRCSWSVYILERVFSPRFCVSDEEIPGPDFPQSAHIPPPSSSSGSEDYPSDLYNPYTSSVDHGVTAYYIRMVSNWGHISLWLHHIQYAKPESPWLPGSKYAQLIARVYECDSQLPAGHLLRNVAFSKRSPTEVLQQREYWIPWVLMQVQCHAYLSILNHPFIHLVAVRNCSKGLQSGIFLQHTIDAARFHSNWVFHFLRLCDEHQLELRDPFIGHLVAAVATIPWLLQFVEDKQVSQKAAHDVTWCSMYLSRISQTWPYIYQKVDT, encoded by the exons ATGCTACGAGCCGGTCAGCACCTCCAGTCAATAATGGAGAACGTCACCCGTGAGCGAGACTCACGAAGTCGACAGGCGTGTGAACCCTGTCG TGCCAGGAAGACTAAGTGTACAGCTGAGAGGCCCGCTTGTTCTTGCTGCACGCGTATCGGTCGGACCTGCAGGTATCGTTCCAGAGTGGCGCGACCCAGCAATGCACCTAACAAGAA GGCGAAAAAGGCGACTTCTCTACGAGACAAGTTTCAGGATTTGGAATCACAGGTCCAGAACATTTACGACCTATTACA AAATGCACCCAACGATGGCTCAGCTTTACCTCCACAAGCCCCTGACCCTGAACAGGAATCGATAATAGAGTCAGCCGAAGCACAACAAGATGTCTTCGATGCTGACGAAGTCAATATTCCAGATCAAGATCCTTCAATCCCATCTACATTCGCCCCCATCGA CCCAGATGTACCACTCGAAGCGCTCGCCGATGTTGTTGACATCTACTGCAGGATGATTCATCTGCAACCTCTGCCCTTATTCCGACCAAACGAATTATTAGATTATCTGAGGTCTTCGACTCGACATCTTCTTTATAGCTTCCTGGCACTTGGCCTCTCGCTCAAGGCACAAATCGCCCATCTCCCAACACGGTCGGATTTGATCGAGAACTACGCACGCTGTGCCAGGGACGAGGTTCAAGATCTTGCTTCGCAGGGGATCGCAAGGCTCCAAGTTGTCCAGTCATTGTGTCTTCTCGCCTTGAGTGACATCCTGA TATGCAAACCATATCAAGCGCAAATGACGATTGGAACCGCATCTCGACTCGAAGCCTGTCGTTTAGCGGCCAACGATGCGTTCTCCGAACCCGTCAACACCGACCTAAGTCTTCGATGCTCCTGGAGCGTATACATTCTTGAAAGAGTTTTCAGTCCTCGCTTCTGTGTCTCAGACGAAGAAATACCCGGTCCAGACTTCCCGCAAAGTGCGCATATACCTCCACCATCGTCTTCAAGTGGTAGCGAAGATTATCCATCGGATCTCTACAATCCTTACACCTCCAGCGTTGACCACGGTGTTACTGCTTACTACATAAGAATGGTTTCAAATTGGGGTCATATCTCGCTTTGGTTGCACCATATTCAATATGCAAAGCCTGAGTCTCCGTGGTTACCAGGATCGAAGTATGCACAGCTCATTGCGAGGGTATACGAGTGCGATTCCCAGCTTCCAGCAGGACACTTGCTGCGGAACGTCGCCTTCTCTAAAAGGTCTCCGACTGAAGTCCTGCAGCAGCGAGAATATTGGATTCCGTGGGTACTGATGCAAGTCCAGTGTCATGCATACTTATCCATCCTTAATCACCCTTTTATACACCTAGTTGCTGTACGTAATTGCTCCAAGGGGCTTCAATCTGGAATTTTCCTACAGCATACCATAGATGCAGCCAGATTCCACTCGAATTGGGTATTCCACTTCTTGCGACTCTGCGATGAGCATCAACTCGAGCTGCGTGATCCTTTTATCGGGCACTTGGTTGCCGCAGTCGCTACTATTCCCTGGCTGCTACAATTTGTGGAGGATAAGCAAGTATCTCAGAAAGCCGCACATGATGTCACCTGGTGCAGCATGTACTTGTCCCGCATATCACAGACGTGGCCTTATATATATCAGAAGGTAGATACTTGA